The segment GTATATACCAGTACGCTGGATATGCTGTGCAATATCCTTCAGTGCTCTGACATCTCAGATATTGCCACATTTATCCCTGATCGTCCTGGTGAGCCGGAAAATGAGTTTTCTCCGGCTGAGCCCCACACAGAATCGGAAGGTACAGAAAAATAAAACCGCCTTTGGTTTCGCACCAAAGACGGTTTTATTTTTCTGTACTCTCATCTGCCTCTGCTCTTACTGTCCGCTCTTTTTTCCGCTTTTTTCATAGAGATGACACGCTACCAAATGGCCTTCCTCCACCTCAAGAAGCTCTGGCCGTTCCCTTCTGCACCTGTCTGCTGCAAAACGGCATCGGCCTGCAA is part of the Clostridium sp. M62/1 genome and harbors:
- a CDS encoding helix-turn-helix domain-containing protein, which translates into the protein MIVYDKLWIALKDKGISQNRLYKYYNISRAQIYRLKHNQVVYTSTLDMLCNILQCSDISDIATFIPDRPGEPENEFSPAEPHTESEGTEK